A stretch of Tenrec ecaudatus isolate mTenEca1 chromosome 2, mTenEca1.hap1, whole genome shotgun sequence DNA encodes these proteins:
- the CANX gene encoding calnexin, protein MEGKWLLCMLLVLGTAAIQAHDGHDDDVIDIDDDLDDVIEEVEDSKSKPDNSIPPSPKVVYKAPVPTGEVYFADSFDRGSLSGWILSKAKKDDTDDEIAKYDGKWEVDEMKETKLPGDKGLVLMSRAKHHAISAKLNKPFLFDNKPLIVQYEVNFQNGIECGGAYVKLLSKTPELNLDQFHDKTPYTIMFGPDKCGEDYKLHFIFRHKNPKTGVYEEKHAKRPDADLKSYFTDKKTHLFTLILNPDNTFEILVDQSVVNSGSLLNDMTPPVNPSREIEDPEDRKPEDWDERPKIPDPDAVKPDEWDEDAPAKIPDVEATKPEGWLDNEPEYIPDPDAEKPDDWDEDMDGEWEAPQIANPKCESAPGCGTWQRPMIDNPNYKGKWKPPMIDNPNYQGIWKPRKIPNPDFFEDLEPFKMTPFSAVGLELWSMTSDIFFDNFIISGDRRVADDWANDGWGLKKAADGAAEPGVMRQMMEAAEERPWLWVVYILTVALPVFLVILFCCSGKKQSGAMEYKKTDAPQPDVKEEEEKEEEKDKGDGDEEEEGDEKLEKQKSDAEEDGGTASQEEEDRKPKAEEDEILNRSPRNRKPRRE, encoded by the exons ATGGAAGGGAAGTGGCTATTGTGCATGTTACTGGTCCTTGGAACTGCTGCCATTCAAGCTCACGATGGACACGATGACGACGTGATTGATATTGATGATGACCTGGATGATGTCATTGAGGAGGTAGAAGACTCAAAATCAAAACCAGATAACAGTATTCCTCCATCTCCAAAG GTTGTCTACAAAGCTCCAGTTCCAACAGGGGAAGTGTATTTTGCCGATTCCTTTGACAGAGGCAGTCTGTCAGG GTGGATTTTATCCAAAGCCAAGAAAGATGACACTGATGATGAAATTGCCAAATATGATG GAAAGTGGGAGGTAGATGAGATGAAGGAGACAAAGCTTCCAGGAGATAAAGGACTTGTATTGATGTCTCGGGCCAAGCATCATGCCATCTCTGCTAAACTGAACAAGCCCTTCCTGTTTGATAACAAACCTCTCATAGTTCA GTATGAGGTTAATTTCCAAAACGGAATAGAATGTGGTGGTGCCTATGTGAAACTGCTTTCAAAAACTCCCGAACTCAACCTG GATCAGTTTCATGACAAGACACCTTATACGATTATGTTTGGCCCAGATAAATGTGGAGAGGACTATAAATTGCACTTCATTTTCCGACACAAAAACCCGAAGACGGgtgtatatgaagaaaaacatgcTAAGAGGCCAGATGCAGATCTGAAGTCCTACTTTACGGATAAAAAAACACATCTGTTTACATTAA tcttgAATCCAGATAATACTTTTGAGATATTAGTTGACCAGTCGGTTGTGAACAGTGGCAGTCTGCTGAATGATATGACTCCACCTGTAAATCCTTCACGAGAAATTGAAGACCCAGAAGACCGGAAGCCAGAGGACTGGGATGAAAGACCCAAAATACCAGACCCAGATGCTGTCAAGCCAGATGAATG GGATGAAGATGCCCCTGCTAAGATTCCAGATGTGGAGGCCACGAAACCTGAAGGCTGGTTAGATAATGAGCCAGAGTATATACCTGATCCAGATGCAGAGAAACCAGACGATTG GGATGAAGATATGGATGGAGAATGGGAGGCTCCTCAGATTGCCAACCCGAAATGTGAGTCGGCCCCTGGGTGTGGTACCTGGCAGCGGCCTATGATTGACAACCCCAATTACAAGGGTAAATGGAAGCCTCCCATGATTGACAACCCTAACTACCAG GGAATCTGGAAACCCAGAAAAATACCAAATCCTGATTTCTTTGAAGATCTGGAACCTTTCAAAATGACTCCTTTTAGTGCTGTTGGTTTGGAGCTGTGGTCCATGACCTCCGACATTTTTTTTGACAATTTTATCATTTCTGGTGATCGAAGAGTGGCTGATGATTGGGCCAATGATGGATGGGGCCTGAAGAAGGCTGCTGATGGGGCTGCTGAG CCAGGAGTCATGAGACAGATGATGGAGGCAGCTGAGGAGCGCCCATGGCTTTGGGTGGTCTACATTCTGACTGTTGCCCTACCCGTGTTTCTCGTTATCCTTTTCTGTTGCTCTGGAAAG AAACAGTCTGGTGCTATGGAGTATAAGAAGACTGATGCTCCTCAACCAgatgtgaaggaggaagaagagaaggaagaagaaaaagacaagggaGATGGAgatgaggaagaggaaggtgaTGAAAAACTTG aaaaacaaaaaagtgaTGCTGAAGAAGATGGTGGCACGGCCAGTCAAGAGGAGGAAGATAGAAAACCTAAAGCAGAG GAGGATGAAATTTTGAACAGATCAccaagaaacagaaagcctcgaAGAGAGTAA